A segment of the Candidatus Marimicrobium litorale genome:
GAAAACCTTCAAGCGAGGTGTCGCGGCGTCCTGTTGATGTCTATCTCCAACAAGAAGGGCTGCCTGGTGCTCACCACAGGCAACAAGAGTGAAATGGCGGTGGGTTATTCTACGTTATATGGCGATATGGCCGGTGGTTTTGACGTACTTAAGGATGTGCCCAAGACCTTGGTCTTCGAACTTTGCCGTTACCGTAATTCACTGGGCCCCTGTATTCCGCAGCGTGTCATCGACCGTCCGCCCTCCGCCGAACTGGCACCGGACCAGAAAGACGAGGACAGTCTGCCGCCTTACGCTGTGCTGGATCGTATCCTGGCGCTCTACGTCGAGCAGGATTATAGCGCGGAGGCAATCATAGCCTCCGGGCTGGACAGGGAGCAGGTGCACCGTGTTATCCGTCTCGTCGACGTGAATGAGTACAAGCGCCGACAGGCGCCCATCGGGGTGAGAATTACACAGCGAGGTTTCGGACGTGATCGCCGCTACCCGATTACCTCGGCCTGGCGGCCGGGTGAATAGTTTCGCGGTGCGCGCCTAAACCTCTGGACGGTTATCGAACTGGGGCGGTTGCGGCGGATCAAACAACCCCAGTGTCAGTGCATTGACCCAGGAGCGCTGCACACCGTCGAGGGTATAGGAGCTCTTGAACTGGCCGTTTTTATCCACCGACGGGTGGTTGGGGAAGTTCTTGGCCAATACCGCAATGGATTCTTCTGCCAGCTCATCCATATTCAGCAGGATGTAGCCCTGCGCCATAACGGCCAGCCCATCGGCGACAGCGGGCGTGCGCTGAAAATTTTCGACCACGTAGCGCCCACGGTTAGCGGCCGCAAGATAGGCTCCCCGGCGAAGATAGTAGTTGGCGATATTGATCTCGTGGCGCGCCAGCAGATTACGCAGCGCGATCATGCGGGCCTCCGCGTCGGCGGCGTAGGGGCTGGCCGGGAAGCGCGCCAGTAGCTGCGCAAACTCTGCAAAGGCCTCGCGAGCCTGACTGGTGTCGCGCTTGGTGTTATCGGTCGGTACAAAGCGCGCGAATATGTCCTCGTTGGCCGTGTAGGCGGCCAGACCCTTCATGTAGTAGGCATAGTCTACATTGGGGTCTCCAGGATGCAGGCGAATAAAGCGGTCTGCAGCCTCCACGGCCGCTTCGTGTTCATAGGCATTATAGTGCGCGTAAATCAGCTCGAGCTGCGCCTGCTCGGCGTACTTGCCGAACGGATAGCGCGCTTCCAGTTGCTGGAAGCTGCGTACCGCGAGATCATAGTTCTCACTGCGCAGGTAGCCCTGTGCCTCATCGTAAATCTGCTGCTCGCCTGCGTCCGCGCCGATCTCTGGCAGTTCGTCGTTGCCGGAGCAAGCACACAGGGCAAGGCCGATAATCAGGGTCAGAACGTATTTCATGGATTCACCTAATGACTGCACAGGGGCTGCCTATTGCCGTGCTAGACTTCAACGACGTGTGGCAACCGGTAGGTTGGTATTTAACCACAGGCGGGCGGACGCATAAACAGGAATCGTCATGGGTGAAAAGGTGGAATTGCAGGCCAGTGTGCCGCAGGAGATGCATGGTCGTAGATTGGACCAGGTCGCTGCCGAGCTGTTTCCGAGCTACTCGCGCTCCCGATTGCAGTCCTGGATAAAGCAGGGATCCCTCAGTGTTAACGGGGGTTCTGCCCGGCCCAGAGACAAGGTTGCCGTTGGCGCCTGCTTGCGCGTCGATGCGCAGTTGGAAGCGGAGGTCGGCTGGCAGGCACAGCAACAGTTACCGTTGGATAGCGTGTTTGAGGACGAATCGATACTTGTGCTGAACAAACCCGCAGGGCTGGTTGTGCACCCCGCAGCGGGTCACACCGAGGGAACTTTGGTAAACGCGGTGCTGGGTCACGCGCCGCAGTTGGATCGCCTGCCGCGCGCTGGCATAGTGCACCGCCTCGATCGTGACACCTCGGGCCTGTTGGTGGTCGCAAAGACACTGGAGGCTCACCACCATCTGGTGGCGCAATTGCAGGAGCGCAGTGTATCCCGTGAGTACTGTGCCGTGTGCATCGGCGCAATGACAGGCGGTGGCACTGTGAATGCCCCGATGGGACGCCATCCGCGGCAACGCAAGAAAATGGCGGTGCTGGAGACCTCAGGTAAACCCGCTGTCACCCACTACCGACTGGCACAGCGTTTCGGCCACCATAGCCAACTGGCGGTTAAGCTGGAGACAGGACGCACCCACCAGATACGCGTGCATATGGCCTATCGACGTCACCCTCTCGTTGGCGATCCGGTCTACGGCGGCAGGCCGCGAATCCCGCCCGGTGCCTCCGATGGGCTGATCGAGACGCTGCGCGGTTTCAACCGACAGGCCTTGCATGCCCGGTCATTGGGTTTTGTGCACCCGGAAAGCGCGGAGTGGGTGCAATTCGACTGCGCGCTGCCACCGGACCTGGCCGAGCTGATCACTGTGCTGGAACAAGAAGACCCACCGGACCGTGCCCATTCTGCCCTTTATTGAACCCGACTGGCCTGCGCCTGCTAACGTCGTGGCCTATTGCACGACCCGCCGGGGAGGCGTCAGCCGCGCCCCGCACGGTGCTCTGAACCTGGCCAGCCATGTGGGTGATTCGTCCGCGGCTGTGGCTGAAAATCGTGAACGTCTGCGTCTGGCACTGGGGTGTGAGATGCAGCTATCCTGGCTCGATCAGGTGCACGGTGTCGCTGCGGTAGAGGCGCAGTTGCAATCCTGCCCTGCAGCCGATGCCCAGTGGAGCCGGCAGCCCGGGCTTGCCTGTGCGGTGATGACGGCCGATTGCCTGCCGGTGTTATTTTGCGCCCAGTCTGGTGACGTCGTGGCGGCCGCTCACGCGGGGTGGCGTGGACTGCAGGCGGGCGTGCTTGAGGCGACGATAGCCGCGATGGCTACGCCTGTAACACAGCTGCTTGCCTGGCTCGGCCCGGCCATCGGTCCGGACGCCTTTGAGGTGGGACCAGAGGTGTATGCAGCGTTCATGCAAAGTGACACCGCTGAGCCGGCAGCGACGCGTGCGTGTTTTCGCCCCAGTCCCGATCGGCCGGAACATTGGTATGCGGATCTCTATGCTCTCGCGCGTGTGCGCCTGGCAAGGGCGGGGGTGACGCGTATCTATGGCGGAGACTGCTGCACTTATCATGATTCTGCGCGCTTTTTCTCTTACCGGCGGGACGGCGAGACAGGCCGCATGGCAAGCCTGGTGGCGTTGCGTCCGGGCGACTGATTTGCCGCACCTTTCTGCTCAATTCCCTGGTTGAAATAGGGTAATTTGCCCCCATATCTTCTCGCAACGCAGACGATTTGACCGCGGATTGGGCGGAGGTCGACGAGGAGGATTACAGCATGCGTATGGACAAACTGACGAACCAGCTGCAACTGGCCCTGGCGGATGCCCAGTCCCTCGCACTGGGCAAGGATCACAATTACATTGAACCGGTGCACCTGCTCAGCGCTTTGCTGGATCAGCAGGGTGGCGCTTGCTTCGGGTTATTGCAACGCGCGGGTGCGAACGTGCCCGGCCTGGCCGCACAGACAAAGGACGCGATCGATGCCCTTCCTACGGTGAGTGGCAATAGTGGCGACGTACAGGTGTCCAGTGATCTTGGCAAGATACTCAATGTTACCGACAAGCTCGCCCAGCAGGGAGGAGATACTTACATCTCCAGTGAGCTGGTGCTCCTCGCTATGCTGGAAAGCAGGACCACTGCCGCCGAGCTTTTGAAATCCAGTGGGCTCAGGGCGCTGGACCTGAAAGCTGCGATTGACGCGGTGCGCGGTGGGGATTCCGTGGATGATCCGCAGGCCGAGGAATCTCGGCAGGCGTTGGAGAAATATACCATCGACCTTACCGAGCGTGCAGAGCAGGGCAAACTGGACCCGGTGATTGGCCGCGACGATGAAATCCGACGTACCATCCAGGTGCTGCAACGCCGCACCAAGAACAACCCGGTGTTGATCGGGGAGCCCGGTGTGGGCAAGACGGCTATCATAGAGGGGCTCGCCCAGCGCGTGGTCGATGGCGAAGTGCCCGAAAGTATGCGCGACAAGCGCGTCTTGTCACTGGACCTCGGCGCTCTGTTGGCGGGTGCAAAGTTTCGTGGCGATTTTGAGGAGCGTCTGAAGGCGGTACTCAACGAGCTGACCAAGCAGGAGGGGCGCATCATCCTGTTCATTGACGAACTCCATACCATGGTAGGCGCGGGTAAGACCGAGGGGTCGATGGATGCGGGCAATATGCTCAAGCCAGCCCTGGCGCGCGGTGAACTGCACTGCGTGGGCGCAACCACCCTGAACGAGTATCGCCAGGACGTAGAGAAAGATGCCGCACTGGAGCGACGTTTCCAGAAGGTATTGGTGGATGAGCCTAATGAGGAAGACACCATTGCGATTTTGCGCGGATTGAAGGAGCGCTACGAGGTGCACCACGGCGTCGACATCACCGACAGCGCGATTATCGCCGCCGCCAAACTGTCCCAGCGCTATATCACGGACCGGCAGCTGCCGGACAAGGCCATCGACCTGGTTGACGAGGCGGCCAGTCGAATCCGTATGGAGATCGATTCCAAACCCGAGGTTATGGATAAGCTCGAGCGCCGCCTGATTCAGCTCAAGATCGAGCGTGAGGCGGTGAAAAAAGATACCGACGAGGCTGCCAAAAAGCAGGTGGAACTGCTCGATGAAGAAATCGACAAGGCGGAACGGGAATTCTCGGATCTTGAAGAAATCTGGAAAGGAGAGAAAGCCGCGGTCCAGGGTGCTGCCCAGATCAAGAGCGATTTGGAGCAGGTCAAACTGGACCTGGAAGCTGCGCGCCGGGCAGGCGATTTGACCAAAATGTCAGAGTTGCAGTACGGCCGGATTCCCGATCTGGAGAAGCAGCTTGAGCTGGCGCATGAGTCAGAGCCCTCTGACACCCAGTTATTGCGTAATAAGGTCACTGATGAAGAGATTGCCGAGGTGGTGTCTCGCTGGACCGGTATACCGGTGGCAAAAATGATGGAGGGTGACAGGGAAAAGCTGTTGCGTATGGAGGATGCCTTGCGTGAGCGGGTCGTAGGACAGGAGGAGGCGCTGGTCGCTGTTTCTAACGCGGTGAGGCGCTCCCGCGCAGGCCTCTCTGATCCGCGACGACCTAACGGCTCATTTCTTTTCCTCGGTCCGACCGGGGTGGGTAAAACCGAATTGTGCAAGGCTTTGGCAGAGTTTCTGTTTGACAGTGATGAGGCCATGGTGCGCGTGGATATGTCAGAGTTTATGGAGAAGCATTCTGTAGCGAGACTGATTGGTGCCCCGCCCGGCTATGTTGGCTATGAGGAGGGCGGCTACCTCACGGAAGCAGTCCGCAGGCGCCCCTATTCCTTGCTGCTTCTCGACGAGGTAGAAAAAGCGCATCCGGACGTGTTCAACATACTGCTGCAGGTGTTGGAAGACGGTCGCCTTACCGACGGCCAAGGCAGGACTGTCGATTTTCGCAACACTGTCATCGTGATGACATCGAATCTTGGCTCTCATTTGATTCAGGAGATGGCAGGAGAAGGTAGTTACGAGGCGATGAAAGCAGCGGTGATGGAGGTCGTGGGCAGTCATTTTCGCCCTGAGTTTATTAATCGCGTTGACGAGTCTGTGGTCTTTCATCCGTTGCAGAAAGAACAAATTCGGGGAATTGCGACGATCCAGCTGCGTGAGCTGCAAGCACGACTTGCGGAGCGCGAACTGACCCTAGAACTGACCGATGCGGCGATGGAATATCTGGTGAGCGCCGGTTTTGATCCTGTGTATGGTGCACGGCCCCTTAAACGCGCGATGCAGCAGGCGGTGGAAAATCCGCTGGCGCAGCAGTTACTGTCGGGGGATTTCCCGACCGGAGCGCATATTCGGGCAGATCTTTCGGGCGATCAGCTTGTATTTCGTCGAGAGTAAGTTGACCTTGATGCTGTAGTCCTGCGGCCTCAGTTACCGATAGGGGTGGTGCTGGGGTCGGAAACGGCTCATGAAATAACCAAATAGAATGATATAAATAAAAAGGTATTCTAAATGCGAGGGCGGTCACAGAATGGGAATGTGTCGTACTGGTGTTGATTGAATTAGTTGGGCGGGGTACCTAAACTGAAATAGGGTACTGCCTCGATTATGGCCAATCTAGATGAGGATGTACTGCTAAATTGTTGCCACATTTAGGTTTGAACGCAGTATTCGACGATCAAAATGACCCTAAATCGGCACCGGCCTGGGCAGATTCAACGGCGCACGATTTTCTCTGAAAGGCGCAGGCGGAGGTTGAGCAGATGCGCTATCGCTAGTGGGATGGGGCTTGCATGATGAAATCGGTTGCTGGATGGCGAAAGTGGCCATGTGCGGTCGGGAGATCGGGCGGTCTGCCTGGTTCGATGGCAGCGTAACCTGACTGTAAGCTGGTTAGTCGATATGTGGATCGCGTAACGTGAGTATTAGTATGCGAGGTAACGCCAGTGTCTTATCGAGAGAATTTACTCCGGTTGCGATGATGATGGAGTTTCTCACAGTTTCGTCTGTATTGGCGAGAGTGGCTATTCTCTGTTTAATCGCTCTGTCAGCTGCGAGTTGTTGGTTCGCTATCGTGGCCCCGGCATGATTGAAATTTATGGTGAACCCCTCACTGAGGTGATGTGCGCATTGGATATTATGTGTCCGATTTATGTGGCAGAGGCTGGGCAATGCCAATTATCACAGCGCAAGCCGGGCCTCTGTTTTGGTCTGTGCCAGCAATCTAAATTGTTGCCATTGTTGAGAGCGTCCTGTGTTATCAATTAGGCATAGCTGCCGCACACAAGAGGGCTACACTCTCATAGAGTTGATGGTGGTAACGGTAATGGTGGCTGTTTTGGCCATGATTGCTGCGCCGTCATTTAATAACACAGTTTTGCAAAGCAAGCGTCAATCCGCACTGGAAGATACATTCAACATGCTCCGGAAGGCGCGTGGAGAGGCCGCTGCAAAGTCTGCAGATACGGTCGTCTGCGCGAGTGATGATGCCAGCACGTGCAGCGATGCTAACGAATGGGAGGCTGGCTGGATTGTGTTTCTTGATAATGGTTCGGGTGGTGGAACAGCGGGGGATGGTGTGAGAGATGCCAATGAGCCTCTTGTAAGAATCGGTGATGGCGCGCCAGTCGGCATTACGGTACGGGCAGTCAATTTCGACAACGCTTCACGAGTTGGCTTTAGTCCGCAAGGGGTTGCCTCTGGCAGAGGCACATTCCAAATTTGTGATAAGAGAGGGTCCGCACAGGCAGCCGCTGTGATTCTCAATAAATCGGGTCAGCCTAGACTTGGTTTGGATGAAGATGGGGACGGGGCGGTCAATACTGACGGTGGAGCGGGCAATAACGTGTCATGCCCGGGAGCATGACAATGCCCTCAGATTTATCATCAACGAAGCAATCCGGTTTTACCTTACTTGAGGTCCTGATTGCCATGATCATTATCGCGACTGGTCTTCTTGGGGTTGCTTCAATGCAATTAATGAGCTTTCAGAACAGCCAGGGCGCCTACATGAGAAGTCAGGCGACTGTGCTGGCTACAGACATGCTTGACAGGATGCGGAGCAACAAACCCGGCAGACAATCCGGTTCTTACTCAGCGTTGACACTCGATGAGAAAGAGGACGTACCGGAAAAAAAAACGTGCATGATTTTAGACAGCGGATGCTCCGCTGCAGATATCGCTTCTCAAGATGTTTATGAATGGAGTAGGCATTTTTGGAATCTTGAGGACCAGGATGGCTATAAACCAACCCTACCCGGTGCAAGAGCAACGGTAACTCAAACTGCAGGAACCGACGAGTACATCGTCACTGTATTTTGGAAGCAGAGAGACTGGGACGTGGACGCCGATGGAAATGCTGAGCGCGGAGCAACGATAGAAAACTCCGTACAGTTGCGGACAATTATCAGTGATTAATCGTCGCAGGAAACTTCCGCGTTCAGCAGGCCTGTCCTTGATTGAGCTTCTCATAGCTTTAGGAATTGGAGCGTTTCTGATGCTGGGGGTTGTAAGCGTATTCATTGCGACAAAATCATCAAGTACGGCTGAAGCTTCACTCGCAAATATCCAGAATAACGGGCGGCTAGCCATTGACCTGATCTCTCAGGATATTCGCAAAGCACACTACAGCGGATGCAATTCCGTTGGTGGGATAGTGGATCTCATTGCAACTGGGGTCACATTTGAGGGTGTACGAGGCTTTTCACGCGCTGCGTCTGACGGGGCATGGTCTCCTGACGTGCCCGTAGCTCTCGCCATTGGGGCGACTAATGGTCGTCGCGGCTCTGACATGGTCAATATTCAAATGGCTACATCACTCGGTAAAAACATACTGGCTGCAGACATAAACGCCAATGATGACGAGGCAACGCTCACAAGTAACCCTGGCTGTGAGATTAAACAGAACGACTTGATTATTGTTTCCAGTTGCCTCTCAGCGCACCTTGTTAAAGTAACAAACGCTATCGTGTGTAACAGCGAAGAGGACGATATAACACTGGAGTTTAAATCACCCGGTAATATTGCCTCATCAGTGGAGCCTGGCTATCGATACGGTGATCCATCTGAATTAATGCGCTACGAATCAGTGTCCTGGTATGTCGCCGACACAGGTCGAGATCAATTCGAGCAGGATGTATATGCCCTTTATCGTTCCTCAAACGGCGTGGCTGAGGAGATGGTTGAAGGGGTCGAATATATTAAATTCGAGTTCGGACAAAAGGTTGGAAACCAGATGCGTTATGTGCCAGCGTCAGATGTAAACATAGATTGGAATGAAGTCTCTACCATGCGTGTTGCATTTCTTATTCAGGGCTTCGATAGCCTTAGAAATGATATTGACTCGGAGCCATATGAACTGCTGAACACGGTCGTAAGTGCCTCAGGCGACGGGGCCCACTCAGGCGGCCGCGTATTGCGCAAAGTCTTCACAACAACGGCCACTTTGAGGAATACAGACTATGAGATATAACGGTTCCCTGCCGTGCGATACAAAACCCTTTCGCGAGGATGGCGTCGTGATGGTCGTCGCATTGATTATGTTACTTTTGATCACGCTGGTCACATTCGCCGTTATGGAAACAAGCAGTCTCGAAGCACAAATGGCGACCGCGGCCGAGCAGAAGGCCATTACGTTTCAAATGGCGGAGGGCGCTGTATCCGAGGCTTCCAATGACTTTGGCAATCTTGGAGCCGCCTTGCGAGCAAAAATCGTCAACGAAGCTAATCCGGATTGGCCGACAGGCACTCATGCCCTGACAGGATATGACTCTGATGATCGAATCGTGACGGCTGCCGCATCGAGTATGACCGAATACATTGGAAACACGGCCACGATGGGATACTCGGTCAGAAAGGGTTCAGCTGGTATCGACACCTACTACTACGAAGTTGAAGCGACTAGCACCATTGCAAACTCGATGATCTCGAACGTTCATACGCAAGGTGTTTATGTTGAGGCGCCACGAGCTCAGTGAGCTGCAGAGGGTATGGCAATGTTTAAAGTAATGTCTCGAATACGGAAGAAAGCTGTAAGTTTCATGGCGCCGCTCGCCGCGGCCATTCTGGTCGCGACACCACTGTGGGCAGATGATACTGAAATATTCTTTGGCGATTTGAATGGCGGCGGCGCAGCGACGAACGTGCTGTTTATCATCGATACATCTGGTTCGATGGACAATAAAGATGGCACTGGACAGACGCGTCTTTCCCGGGTGAAAGATGCCATGTTTGAAATTTTAGGGTCGCTTAACAATGTTAATGTCGGGCTGATGCGCTTCTCTAACCCCGGCGGCCCCGTTATTTACCCGGTCACGTATATAGATAAAGCGACAGATCAAGGCAGCGGAATTGTTTCTACGACTTCGGATGTTGATGCAGGTGACTCTGATGCTGTTGAAGATGCAGCAACCGGAGTTGTCTTGGTCGACGGGAATGAACTGTTGATGGGTGGTGTTGCCGGTGGTGGAGCGGGGAGCGATGAATTCACTATCACCAGCACCGTAGACGAGCCCTATGAGGACGCGATTGAGTATAACGATGGCGAGGTCGAATTTTCGGCGGAGCGAAACAATGGCAATTGGCGACCGCTCGAGTTGCGCGGGAGTAACTATAAGAATTTTGGTCTGAGATTTAACGGCCTGGATATACCGCCCGGCGCGACGATCCTCAGTGCGTACCTAGAAATGTCCAATTTTAAGGGCGCGAAAAATGACCAGCTCATCGCACGGATACGCGGCGATTTTCCGCCGGCATGGGACTTTGAAGAGGAAGATGAGGACATATCGGGGCGAGTCGGTGCAGGTAGTCCGACAGCTTTCTGGACGATGGAAAGTGCCGGTGGCGGACTCCCGGCCAATGGCGAGCGGCTCACGTCACCCGATTTAAAAGACTTGGTTCAATCACTCATCGATGATAACGACTGGGAAGGAGATGAGGGCTACATCGATGATATTGTACTTGTTATTGACTGCCCGGATTGTGCCGGAAGCGACAAGCGCCGTCTCTACAGCGTTGAGGGCGATGCCTCAAAGAGCGCCAAACTCACCATTCGTTACACAACCGGTGAGGAGGAGATTGAGCCACACGTTTCAGGCATGCGCTTTGGCTCAGTAGATATTCCCCTGAACGTTACAGTAACGAGTGCAAAGCTGGTCTTTGAGCCGCTAGTGGCAAATCTTTCGCCGGCTGAGTTGACAGTGAGCATTGAGGACAACGACTCTCCGGCGCTCTATGAAGCGACATCGGCCAATGTCTCCGGGCGGTCATACTCTGCTGGCATCGATTGGGATGAAGATGATGATTGGACGCCTGGCGACACGGTGCAAGTCGATGTAACAAGCATTGTAAATTCACACGTAAAGCGTTCGAATTGGTGCGGTGGAGACCCAATGGCTTTTATGGTTTCGGGAGACGGTGAATCAAGGATTGCGCACTCATTCGATAGCGCGACAGGCAGCGCCCCGAAACTGCTTGTTTCCTACGATAGAGCAACACTGGTCCCCGGCGGGTCTTGCCGAGCCATAACGTTCCGTAAACGCGTGGTTGCTGATCAGGACGATGGTCAAACGTCTGGTGCCGGCACTGCTGTAGCGACCGGGGGAAACACGATTCAGATTAATGCGACCAAGTATGGTTTGTTCCGCTTTACAGATCTGGATATTCCAGTTAACGCGCAGGTGAAGTCGGCGTATCTGCGGGTCTATTCCGCGGCTGATACGTCAAGTGCTGCTAACCTTTCGATATCGATTGAAGAAGCAGGTAATTCCTCAACGCTTACTGGAGAGACGGGCGTAAGTGGTGTTGACTTCTTTGGGAGCGTTGGGTGGACTATTTCTGACAGTTGGGATACCGATGCCTCGTACCAATCGCCAGATATCAAGGGCCTTGTAAACGCCGCTCTCAATGCGGGCTGGAATGCGGGAAACAGTATGTTACTCAGGGTCAGCAGTACGTCGGGCAACCGCACGTTTTGGGCACACGAAAAATATGATCAGCTTCGGTCAGCCCAACTGATCATTAGCTATGTGGATGATGGTACACAAGGCGCCAACACGGTGCGGGAAGAGATGATCTCAGCGGTTAACTCGCTTGATGCTCGTGGCTACACACCGGTCCAGGACACCTTTTATGAAGCCTATCAGTACTACATCGGCGGTGATGTTGTGTGGGGTAAATTCAGGGGTGGGCATGAAGCAAACGGCGAGGAAATGAACTACAGCAATGCTTCATCTGGTCCATTTACTTATGCGCGGACCTCGGTCGAGGGTGCAATAAAATCAGATACCTGGGGGGGCAGAGAGTTGCCCTATGGATGTCCAGGACCAGACTCCAGTGACGGTGACTGTAATGATTCTAACGGTTATGGCAAGCCAAAGGGGGAGTACCTCAAAGGTAACCCTGAATATCAATCCCCAATCGAGAACTACTGCCAGGCCGAGAGTCATATCATCATGCTCACAGACGGCATCGCGAACAACCCACACTCAGAGAGCTTTATCAAGGCGATCCCCGGTATCGGTAACTGTCAAAGCACTGGTGAGGATGCGGATGAT
Coding sequences within it:
- a CDS encoding PilC/PilY family type IV pilus protein yields the protein MAPLAAAILVATPLWADDTEIFFGDLNGGGAATNVLFIIDTSGSMDNKDGTGQTRLSRVKDAMFEILGSLNNVNVGLMRFSNPGGPVIYPVTYIDKATDQGSGIVSTTSDVDAGDSDAVEDAATGVVLVDGNELLMGGVAGGGAGSDEFTITSTVDEPYEDAIEYNDGEVEFSAERNNGNWRPLELRGSNYKNFGLRFNGLDIPPGATILSAYLEMSNFKGAKNDQLIARIRGDFPPAWDFEEEDEDISGRVGAGSPTAFWTMESAGGGLPANGERLTSPDLKDLVQSLIDDNDWEGDEGYIDDIVLVIDCPDCAGSDKRRLYSVEGDASKSAKLTIRYTTGEEEIEPHVSGMRFGSVDIPLNVTVTSAKLVFEPLVANLSPAELTVSIEDNDSPALYEATSANVSGRSYSAGIDWDEDDDWTPGDTVQVDVTSIVNSHVKRSNWCGGDPMAFMVSGDGESRIAHSFDSATGSAPKLLVSYDRATLVPGGSCRAITFRKRVVADQDDGQTSGAGTAVATGGNTIQINATKYGLFRFTDLDIPVNAQVKSAYLRVYSAADTSSAANLSISIEEAGNSSTLTGETGVSGVDFFGSVGWTISDSWDTDASYQSPDIKGLVNAALNAGWNAGNSMLLRVSSTSGNRTFWAHEKYDQLRSAQLIISYVDDGTQGANTVREEMISAVNSLDARGYTPVQDTFYEAYQYYIGGDVVWGKFRGGHEANGEEMNYSNASSGPFTYARTSVEGAIKSDTWGGRELPYGCPGPDSSDGDCNDSNGYGKPKGEYLKGNPEYQSPIENYCQAESHIIMLTDGIANNPHSESFIKAIPGIGNCQSTGEDADDSDSQACVLELAELMHDEDMSLLEGKQTIITHTIGFNFSSDWLKDIAADGGGEYKEASDTAELITEIESILEYVLETNSSFVAPVAAINQFNRLTNLNDVYFAVFRPDSVPSWPGNLKKYRLGEVNGERNVLLGVDDNVSVVSDTTGFFKADSRSIWSAEADGANVDEGGAGAQIGLWSSRKVYTYLGDSSVLSADGNALDVANTALTATDLSVSDDNRDEQILWIRGKDVDDEDGDSVETENRYIMGDPLHSKPVAITYSSPDADDPSEDVSIFMGTNAGGIHGIDADNGSEHFMFMPKELLPSQVARRANSSGRNHIYGMDGSITAWTNDAGSDGITVGGDDFVRLYSGMRRGGRSLYALDVTSRENPRYMWHIDNSDSGFEELGQTWSRPIKGRVKLDGEDNPRDVLFFGGGYDPDKDSYFVNLPDSEGRAIFIVDAETGALIWSGGPSANFTKEFADMDYSIPATLAVADMDNDGIDDIIIVGDTGGQVWRFDIALNKTPAELVTGGVILDVAESGDVDQSSNRMFYHSPDVALVERDGSRNLAISIGTGKRPSPLGTAQNDRMYMLFQGAVFGPPAAYVKLTESDLYDTTENLIVEGDTDARNAATTALDVAAGWYFDLPGDGEKVLSTPLTFRDTVTFTTYMPSNAATSCSPKVGTSFVYQVNVLDATPVNDWDDIEGFSKEDRAYELKTPSIIDEPVIICTGAGCDLFTGAEKPPIDTLSSGSIIKTFWKQDQ